A window from Cryptomeria japonica chromosome 1, Sugi_1.0, whole genome shotgun sequence encodes these proteins:
- the LOC131045013 gene encoding uncharacterized protein LOC131045013, with product MTQNNEQPAIHSQHANLLIEDPTSSESSWTNEKHSFYINSMEEAFVSSLYQHANYAHPCKRWQADRGEITSVFSLDLNEEVESGFSNGHVLFGFAEESQSESEPEKPSLYHDVQNNSKKDGLEEICSSNETFQDQNRNERRKTRKLCNHGVVEVQSKYNDVFEEVQSKYNDEHSSNFYATRNQFIRNKNVSKTSVKTLSRIRSFHSWMRHLPRKMARHDI from the exons ATGACACAGAATAATGAGCAACCAGCGATCCATTCACAACATGCCAACCTG TTGATAGAGGATCCCACATCGTCAGAATCATCATGGACCAATGAAAAACACAGCTTCTATATTAACTCCATGGAGGAAGCCTTTGTCTCAAGCCTTTATCAGCATGCCAATTATGCACATCCCTGTAAAAGATGGCAAGCAGATAGAGGAGAAATAACCTCTGTATTTAGCCTGGATTTAAATGAG GAAGTTGAATCTGGTTTTTCCAATGGTCATGTACTGTTTGGATTTGCTGAGGAAAGCCAAAGTGAAAGTGAACCAGAAAAGCCTAGCCTCTATCATGatgttcaaaacaattcaaaaaagGATGGATTGGAGGAGATATGCAGCAGTAATGAAACATTTCAGGATCAGAATAGGAATG AGAGAAGAAAAACGAGGAAATTATGTAACCATGGAGTCGTAGAAGTGCAGTCTAAATATAATGATGTATTCGAAGAAGTGCAGTCTAAATATAATGATGAACATTCAAGCAATTTCTATGCAACGCGAAATCAGTTCATACGAAAtaaaaatgtttcgaaaacttcagTGAAAACCTTGAGTAGGATCAG GTCATTCCATTCATGGATGAGACATCTCCCAAGGAAGATGGCAAGGCATGAtatttag